DNA sequence from the Methylacidiphilum kamchatkense Kam1 genome:
ATCCAGAAATTCCTGTAAACATTGTAGATCTTGGATTAGTGTATGACTGTCAAATTAAAAGAAAAGAAGACGGTAGCTATTCTGTAGCTGTTAAGATGACATTGACTGCACCTGGATGTGGCATGGGGACTATTTTAGCACAAGACGCTCAATCAAGAATCCTTGAAATACCATCTGTTTCAGAAGCCCAAGTGGATTTGGTTTGGGACCCTCCATGGAATCCCAGCATGATTAGTGAGGAAGGAAAAATGATCCTTGGTTTGGTTTAAGAGAACTTTTTTTTCCTGTTCCTATTCTTGAACGACAATTCCTTGCTTGGAAGTCGCCCAGGATATTATTCCCTGAGTGATGATTTCTGCATACTCAACGAAAATGCTTTTAACAGATTTTCCATTTATATTTTTATTGCCATCATAATCTCCAGCAATGATCCTATCATAGGAATCAACGGAGTTCATATAAGGGCCTTCGATAAAAACAACTGGGCTATGATAGATTCGATTAGCCAATAAGTTTCTTGCAAAAACATAAGGACTTTTCCCGACCTTATAGGCTGCCGACCAATGCGTATAAGTTTCAGGTGGAAAGTTCCATACGACTTCCATTTCTTTGGCTACGGCTTCGGAAATTTCCAACTCAGGAAGAGCTGTCCGAGACAAAAGCTTGTAGAGCATATCCCACTTTTGATCATCAAAAACTAATTCTTCTTCCGAATAATTTCCATTAACAAATACTACCAATTTACTTTTGGGAACAAGCTCTTCACGTGTTGGATGCTCTGACCATTTGTCGGCATTGAAATGGACACAAATAGTTATATCCGGCCTCAAACGATCTACTAACTCGGCTCTCGCTCTTATTTCTGCATTTCTATAGAAAAGTCTTTCAGCAGTTAATGAAATTTTTTTTTCTATTTCATCTGAAAAACGATATGGCAGATTATCTTGGTTTTCGAACGGAAATAGAAGAGCAATGGCATCCTTCCTTAGATTGGCTGGCCGTAGTTCTGTCACAGGCTCATAATCTTTTTTTGTCCAAACAACTTTGGCTCCAGCAGCTTCCAATAATTTTGCTGCCCTTTTACAAACATTCATATTGAGCTCAGCTTCTATGACAGGAGGATCAGAACCAATTTGAAAAAATCTTTCTTCCATTTTTGCCCATTTCCCTCCGATATGTCCGGGATCCAAGCAGATAATGAGGCCTTTTAGTGGCTTTGTTTCTATAGGCTCTTCTCCTCTAGTTTTTATATTAGATACCCAATTTGCCTTAAGAGGCACCTGTGATTCTGGATCGGGAGCAAGACGCAATCGATATAATAGTTCGTTATGCTCCGTATCTGAATATATAGTTACTTCGTTGCCATTAATAATTGTGTATCGCCAAAAAGATCCGCTTGGGGAATAAAGCGTGTTTATTAATTGAACAAACTCATCCCTTGTAATGGTTTCTTGAAATTGATCTAGACGAGACCAATCAGGAGAGGGGGCAAGGGGAGATAATTTTTGCACAGCAAAAAGAGGGATCAAACTCTGAAAGAAAAAAAAACAATTGCTAGAAATATCCCTTTTTGCATAATACCTCAACAATCGATGGTACCTCTATCAATGTAAAACTTTTGAAAAATTTAGTTTCATCTTATATATCTTGCCTGTGATTGCCCCTATAATAACATAGCCAATGAAGTGCTCCAGTCCGTTTTTGTCTGCAAAAAAGTCCAGAATCCAACACGCTTCTTCATGCTCTTTAAGGGATGCGAGCCGAAAGGTTACTGTGCTTAGCCTAACGGCTTTAAACATCTCGTTAGATTTTATGGCA
Encoded proteins:
- a CDS encoding N-acetylmuramoyl-L-alanine amidase, yielding MIPLFAVQKLSPLAPSPDWSRLDQFQETITRDEFVQLINTLYSPSGSFWRYTIINGNEVTIYSDTEHNELLYRLRLAPDPESQVPLKANWVSNIKTRGEEPIETKPLKGLIICLDPGHIGGKWAKMEERFFQIGSDPPVIEAELNMNVCKRAAKLLEAAGAKVVWTKKDYEPVTELRPANLRKDAIALLFPFENQDNLPYRFSDEIEKKISLTAERLFYRNAEIRARAELVDRLRPDITICVHFNADKWSEHPTREELVPKSKLVVFVNGNYSEEELVFDDQKWDMLYKLLSRTALPELEISEAVAKEMEVVWNFPPETYTHWSAAYKVGKSPYVFARNLLANRIYHSPVVFIEGPYMNSVDSYDRIIAGDYDGNKNINGKSVKSIFVEYAEIITQGIISWATSKQGIVVQE